A single window of Streptomyces sp. NBC_00464 DNA harbors:
- a CDS encoding DUF2690 domain-containing protein — MLRRRRAHIRRALLLTFALTCAAPLSLATPAAADSCQGITCMGKNPVTMGCDWDAQLVSETDDPPSGTVAVTVKLFHSATCGATWAKVTVDPTNTSLYQQYATIFYVPQLGGSEASYSGGLVDSTNVALATPMVPTSYSAKGCFSDLSEDHDPAPESSTQGTNGACTPWR, encoded by the coding sequence ATGCTCAGACGAAGACGTGCACATATCCGCCGAGCCCTGCTCCTGACGTTCGCCCTGACCTGCGCCGCTCCACTGTCCCTTGCGACACCCGCCGCGGCGGATTCCTGCCAGGGCATCACCTGCATGGGCAAGAACCCCGTGACCATGGGCTGCGACTGGGACGCCCAGCTGGTGAGCGAGACGGACGACCCGCCGTCAGGCACGGTGGCCGTCACCGTGAAGCTCTTCCACTCCGCCACCTGCGGGGCCACCTGGGCGAAGGTGACCGTGGACCCCACGAACACCAGCCTGTACCAGCAGTACGCAACGATCTTCTACGTTCCCCAGCTCGGCGGCAGCGAGGCGTCCTATTCGGGCGGACTCGTCGACAGCACCAATGTCGCCCTGGCCACCCCCATGGTTCCGACGAGTTACTCGGCGAAGGGCTGCTTCAGCGACCTGAGCGAGGACCACGACCCGGCGCCGGAGAGCTCGACCCAGGGAACCAACGGAGCGTGCACACCATGGCGTTGA
- a CDS encoding EI24 domain-containing protein: MRDLGAGLGYLIKGQRWVARHGKWFGIGLLPGLITLVLYAGALVGLGYGADDLADWATPFADDWSSPWLGLLRTTLTVLVFALGLFLAVITFTAVTLLVGQPFYESLSEEVDRAEGGEVPRSGLPLWRELWISARDSARILVRVALYAVVLFALGFIPVAGQTVVPLLGFCVTGYFLAEELTAVALQRRGMVLRDRLVLLRGRRLLILGFGVPLGLAFLVPFVAVFLMPGAVAGATLLARDLVGEDTDDEADDGRDPGAVTSPLPNGLNQD; encoded by the coding sequence ATGCGTGATCTCGGGGCGGGCCTCGGCTATCTGATCAAGGGGCAGCGCTGGGTCGCCCGGCACGGCAAGTGGTTCGGCATCGGGCTGCTGCCCGGCCTGATCACCCTCGTCCTGTACGCGGGCGCCCTCGTCGGCCTCGGCTACGGGGCCGACGACCTGGCGGACTGGGCGACCCCCTTCGCCGACGACTGGTCCTCGCCCTGGCTCGGCCTGCTCCGCACCACTCTGACCGTGCTGGTCTTCGCCCTAGGCCTCTTCCTGGCCGTCATCACCTTCACCGCCGTGACCCTCCTCGTCGGACAGCCCTTCTACGAGTCGCTGTCCGAGGAGGTGGACCGCGCCGAGGGCGGCGAGGTCCCCCGGTCGGGGCTGCCGCTCTGGCGGGAGCTGTGGATCTCCGCCCGCGACAGCGCGCGCATCCTGGTGCGCGTCGCGCTGTACGCGGTCGTGCTCTTCGCCCTCGGATTCATCCCGGTCGCAGGCCAGACCGTCGTCCCGCTCCTCGGATTCTGCGTCACGGGCTACTTCCTCGCCGAGGAACTCACCGCCGTCGCCCTCCAGCGCCGCGGCATGGTGCTGAGGGACCGGCTCGTCCTGCTGCGCGGCCGCCGCCTGCTGATCCTCGGCTTCGGCGTGCCGCTGGGGCTCGCCTTCCTGGTCCCGTTCGTCGCCGTCTTCCTGATGCCGGGGGCCGTCGCGGGGGCGACCCTGCTGGCGCGCGACCTGGTGGGGGAGGACACGGACGACGAAGCGGACGACGGGCGGGACCCGGGAGCGGTAACCTCCCCGTTGCCGAACGGCCTCAACCAGGACTGA
- a CDS encoding LysE family translocator has protein sequence MTEMIAVAVITVLAVISPGADFAMVIRNSYLYGRKTGLLAATGVAAGVLVHVTYTMLGVGLLIASSTTLFTVIKLAGAAYLVYIGLRTFFARSDLGVDLETKSGLSPLGALRTGFLTNALNPKTTLFVVSTFTQVVGPGTGLWQQAGYGLFMSVAHFGWFGLVALFFSHAHLRTAMLRWQKVLNRGIGSVLVGLGVTLGFAH, from the coding sequence ATGACCGAGATGATCGCCGTCGCCGTCATCACCGTCCTCGCTGTCATCAGCCCGGGGGCCGACTTCGCGATGGTCATCCGCAACAGTTATCTCTACGGCCGGAAGACCGGACTCCTCGCGGCCACCGGAGTCGCCGCCGGCGTCCTCGTCCACGTCACCTACACCATGCTCGGCGTCGGGCTGCTGATCGCGTCCTCGACCACCCTGTTCACCGTGATCAAACTGGCGGGCGCCGCGTACCTCGTGTACATCGGGTTGCGGACGTTCTTCGCCCGCAGCGACCTCGGCGTCGACCTGGAGACGAAGTCCGGCCTGAGCCCGCTCGGGGCCCTGCGCACCGGCTTCCTCACCAATGCGCTGAACCCCAAGACCACCCTTTTTGTCGTGTCGACCTTCACCCAGGTCGTCGGACCGGGAACCGGCCTGTGGCAGCAGGCCGGCTACGGGCTCTTCATGTCCGTCGCCCATTTCGGCTGGTTCGGCCTGGTCGCGCTGTTCTTCTCGCACGCCCACCTGCGCACCGCGATGCTGCGGTGGCAGAAGGTCCTCAACCGGGGGATCGGATCGGTGCTCGTCGGGCTGGGCGTCACTCTGGGCTTCGCCCACTGA
- a CDS encoding flavin monoamine oxidase family protein: MTSKPAEPTSGLPSRRTMIAGAAAGAAALATTAVTRADAASSSSLTAPAAAPGSDWNACLTVARAILVRDEQDESLVPHYRDVLLTKGLPRSGKDPKKVLIIGAGPAGLTAAHLLREAGHTVTVIEANGNRVGGRIKTFRTGGHENAKSPFADPKQYAEAGAMRIPDSHPLVTGLMDSFELKRRRFHLVDVDAAGKPANHTWIHVNGIRVRKADYAQRPQAVNRSFGVPAEFEDKTASTIVREAFAPVRKEFEGKEGSELVKGWARVIQKYGHWSMFRFLTEAAELDERTIDLIGTVENLTSRLPLAFVHSFIGASLISPDTAFYELPDGTATLADAMYARVKDLVRLDRRAARISHGEDGVRVETVSEGRDGKVVRETFTGDRAIVTVPFSGLRHVPVTPPLSYGKRRAITEVHYDTATKVLLEFSRRWWEFEEKHWKEELEKIRPGLYDEYRLGKAPADGSLLGAHPSVPSGHIPPNQRVHYAAYRATARNQPEAAHVIGGGSVTDNANRFMYQPSHPVDGSRGGVLLASYSWADDALKWDSLDDDERYPHALGGVQDVYGQRIEVFYTGAGATQSWMRDPYAYGEAAVLLPGQHTELLADVRSVEGPLHFAGCHTSVKPAWIEGALESAVRTALEVHTS, from the coding sequence ATGACTTCCAAGCCTGCCGAACCGACCTCCGGCCTGCCCTCCAGGCGCACCATGATCGCGGGTGCCGCCGCAGGTGCCGCCGCTCTTGCCACCACTGCTGTGACCAGGGCTGACGCCGCATCGTCCAGCTCCCTCACGGCCCCGGCCGCCGCCCCCGGCTCCGACTGGAACGCCTGCCTGACCGTCGCCCGCGCCATCCTCGTACGCGACGAGCAGGACGAGTCGCTGGTGCCGCACTACCGTGACGTCCTGCTCACCAAGGGCCTGCCGCGCAGCGGCAAGGACCCGAAGAAGGTGCTGATCATCGGCGCGGGACCGGCCGGGCTCACCGCCGCCCATCTGCTCCGCGAGGCCGGGCACACCGTCACCGTGATCGAGGCCAACGGGAACCGGGTCGGCGGCCGGATCAAGACCTTCCGCACGGGCGGCCACGAGAACGCGAAGTCCCCCTTCGCCGACCCGAAGCAGTACGCCGAGGCCGGGGCGATGCGGATCCCCGACAGCCACCCGCTCGTCACCGGGCTCATGGACAGCTTCGAGCTGAAGCGCCGCCGCTTCCACCTCGTCGACGTCGACGCCGCGGGCAAGCCCGCCAACCACACCTGGATCCACGTCAACGGCATCCGGGTGCGCAAGGCGGACTACGCGCAGAGGCCGCAGGCGGTCAACCGGTCCTTCGGGGTTCCCGCGGAGTTCGAGGACAAGACCGCGTCGACCATCGTGCGGGAGGCCTTCGCCCCCGTACGCAAGGAGTTCGAGGGCAAGGAGGGCTCGGAGCTCGTCAAGGGCTGGGCCCGGGTCATCCAGAAGTACGGCCACTGGTCGATGTTCCGCTTCCTGACCGAGGCGGCCGAGCTCGACGAGCGCACCATCGACCTCATCGGCACCGTGGAGAACCTCACCTCGCGGCTGCCGCTCGCCTTTGTGCACAGCTTCATCGGAGCCTCCCTGATCAGCCCGGACACCGCGTTCTACGAGCTGCCGGACGGCACGGCGACGCTGGCCGACGCGATGTACGCACGGGTCAAGGACCTGGTGCGGCTGGACCGCCGGGCCGCCAGGATCAGCCACGGGGAGGACGGCGTCCGGGTCGAGACGGTGTCGGAGGGCCGGGACGGCAAGGTCGTACGGGAGACCTTCACCGGGGACCGGGCGATCGTCACCGTGCCGTTCTCCGGCCTCCGGCACGTCCCGGTCACGCCGCCGCTCTCGTACGGCAAGCGGCGGGCGATCACCGAGGTCCACTACGACACGGCCACCAAGGTGCTGCTCGAATTCAGCCGCCGCTGGTGGGAGTTCGAGGAGAAGCACTGGAAGGAGGAGCTGGAGAAGATCCGGCCCGGTCTGTACGACGAGTACCGGCTCGGCAAGGCGCCGGCCGACGGCTCGCTGCTGGGCGCGCACCCCTCCGTACCGTCCGGACACATTCCGCCCAACCAGCGCGTGCACTACGCGGCGTACCGCGCGACCGCCCGCAACCAGCCCGAGGCGGCCCATGTCATCGGCGGCGGATCGGTCACCGACAACGCCAACCGCTTCATGTACCAGCCCTCCCACCCGGTCGACGGGAGCAGGGGCGGGGTGCTCCTCGCCTCGTACAGCTGGGCCGACGACGCCCTGAAGTGGGACTCCCTGGACGACGACGAGCGCTACCCGCACGCCCTGGGCGGGGTCCAGGACGTGTACGGGCAGCGCATCGAGGTCTTCTACACGGGCGCCGGTGCCACCCAGTCGTGGATGCGCGACCCGTACGCGTACGGCGAGGCGGCCGTCCTGCTGCCCGGCCAGCACACCGAACTGCTCGCCGATGTGCGGTCGGTCGAGGGGCCGTTGCACTTCGCCGGCTGCCACACGTCCGTCAAGCCCGCCTGGATCGAAGGGGCGTTGGAGTCGGCGGTCCGCACGGCGCTGGAGGTCCACACGAGCTGA
- a CDS encoding aldose epimerase family protein: METGSNTVMRTEHFGTLGDGTAVDRWTLERGSTRVRVLTYGAIVQSVEVPDRDGVQRGVALGLPDLASYVRYTGPYFGALVGRYANRIGGAAFVLDGTTHHITRNEGRNHVHGGAIGFDKRVWDAREIDGGVELSLVAADGEEGFPGRLELSVAYTLDEDGALRIAYRATTDAPTVLNLTNHTYWNLAGADSGSALGQRLRIAAGLITPADAESLPTGEFLSVDGTRFDFREPQPVSKEYDHNFVLDEGVAGPVAELYDEVSGRVLTVTTTEPGMQLYTADHFDGQPFGPCAGIALETQHFPDSPNRPEFPSTVLRPGEEYVSTTVYGFSAR, translated from the coding sequence ATGGAGACGGGTTCGAACACGGTGATGCGTACGGAACACTTCGGCACCCTCGGGGACGGCACCGCCGTGGACCGCTGGACGCTGGAGCGCGGCAGTACGCGCGTGCGGGTGCTGACGTACGGCGCCATCGTGCAGTCCGTCGAGGTGCCGGACCGGGACGGCGTGCAGCGCGGGGTGGCGCTCGGACTGCCCGATCTCGCGTCGTACGTCCGGTACACGGGGCCCTACTTCGGCGCACTGGTCGGGCGGTACGCGAACCGGATCGGCGGGGCGGCGTTCGTCCTCGACGGGACGACCCATCACATCACGCGCAACGAGGGCCGCAACCATGTGCACGGCGGGGCCATCGGCTTCGACAAGCGGGTGTGGGACGCCCGCGAGATCGACGGCGGGGTGGAGCTGTCCCTGGTCGCGGCGGACGGCGAGGAGGGCTTCCCGGGGCGCCTGGAGCTCTCGGTGGCCTACACGCTGGACGAGGACGGGGCGCTGCGGATCGCTTACCGGGCGACGACGGACGCGCCGACCGTGCTGAACCTGACGAACCACACGTACTGGAACCTGGCGGGCGCCGACTCCGGCAGTGCGCTGGGCCAGCGGCTGCGGATCGCGGCCGGCCTGATCACCCCGGCGGACGCCGAGTCGCTGCCGACGGGCGAGTTCCTGTCGGTGGACGGGACCCGGTTCGACTTCCGGGAGCCGCAGCCGGTCTCCAAGGAGTACGACCACAACTTCGTACTGGACGAGGGCGTGGCGGGTCCGGTCGCCGAGTTGTACGACGAGGTGTCGGGGCGCGTCCTGACCGTCACGACGACGGAGCCGGGCATGCAGCTGTACACGGCGGACCACTTCGACGGGCAGCCGTTCGGCCCGTGTGCCGGTATCGCGCTGGAGACCCAGCACTTCCCGGACTCACCGAACCGGCCGGAGTTCCCGAGCACGGTGCTGCGGCCGGGCGAGGAGTACGTGTCGACGACGGTGTACGGCTTCTCGGCGCGCTGA